Proteins encoded together in one Triticum dicoccoides isolate Atlit2015 ecotype Zavitan chromosome 7B, WEW_v2.0, whole genome shotgun sequence window:
- the LOC119336437 gene encoding cysteine-rich receptor-like protein kinase 10: MATWNGVGQVASVAQLAGIDAYGLIKMIVEAVQTVRRNKETCQKLARRVKMIGDLLQELHEAQLMQHRDTRNPVDQLEETLQRAFMLITTCQDSSFMYHCFTGGNQACQLREVENDIAFYLQIFPLVSHVDTSRTLVLHLSRGQPSPTEEYAEEAQILKDDSGHATSPRIEATAETLESRLQGVNRNLPGSNIFYGSQKSKVKRLAVGKDILVKLFCAARRSRLLLFNLSQVERYTENFKWDNVVGCGAFGYVYKGKLPSSIEIAVKRFATSSTQGSAEFSAEIETIANLQHRNVIRLLGFCIQREKDFLGFQIQQEEMILVYEYMPNKSLASFLYSYTKTGESLNWSKRLDIIEGIARGLVYLHDLSSHQCVVHMDLKANNILLDYEMNPKISDFGMARILPSSGTEETSDTAKGTTGYMDPEYIRSGKFSAKSDVYSFGIMILEIVSRKKCLSLLSNGDMMDLPTRVWELWKAGKPHELADVSSPSNDQQTAQIIRCIHVALLCIQDCPMHRPTMLDVLLMLRSESFASLPTPSVPVHHTDEHQAEALTLEGFWEVNVPLQPVQEMVTS, encoded by the exons ATGGCAACATGGAATGGTGTAGGTCAAGTGGCCAGTGTTGCGCAACTAGCAGGGATAGATGCATATGGGCTGATCAAGATGATTGTGGAGGCAGTGCAGACCGTTAGGAGGAACAAGGAGACCTGCCAAAAGCTCGCGCGACGCGTCAAGATGATAGGTGACCTTCTGCAGGAGCTTCATGAGGCACAACTGATGCAACACCGAGATACGAGGAACCCAGTGGATCAGCTGGAGGAGACACTTCAGCGAGCTTTTATGCTTATCACAACCTGCCAGGACAGCAGCTTCATGTATCACTGCTTCACCGGAGGTAATCAGGCTTGCCAGTTACGTGAGGTGGAGAATGATATCGCCTTCTACCTCCAGATTTTCCCCCTTGTGAGCCATGTTGATACTTCCCGTACCTTGGTGCTGCATTTGAGCAGAGGTCAACCTTCACCTACAGAG GAGTATGCAGAGGAGGCGCAGATACTAAAAGATGATTCAGGCCATGCAACTTCACCTAG GATTGAAGCCACAGCTGAGACACTTGAATCAAGACTTCAGGGAGTAAACAGGAATTTGCCAG GAAGCAATATTTTCTATGGATCACAAAAAAGCAAGGTTAAACGGCTTGCTGTGGGCAAGGACATACTTGTAAAACTATTCTGTGCTGCAAGACGTTCAAGATTATTGCTGTTCAATCTTTCTCAGGTCGAAAGGTATACAGAAAATTTCAAATGGGATAATGTGGTTGGATGTGGTGCTTTTGGCTATGTTTACAAG GGAAAACTACCTAGCAGTATTGAGATTGCGGTCAAAAGATTTGCAACATCATCAACTCAAGGTTCAGCAGAATTCTCTGCTGAGATTGAAACAATTGCAAATCTTCAACATAGAAATGTAATAAGGCTACTTGGGTTTTGCATTCAAAGAGAAAAGGACTTTCTGGGATTTCAGATTCAGCAGGAAGAGATGATTTTAGTTTACGAATACATGCCAAATAAGAGCTTGGCCTCTTTTCTCTACAGCT ATACAAAGACGGGAGAATCACTTAATTGGTCTAAGCGCCTCGATATAATTGAAGGGATAGCTCGGGGTCTTGTTTACCTCCATGACCTATCGTCTCACCAATGTGTTGTCCACATGGATTTGAAAGCCAATAATATATTGTTAGATTATGAAATGAACCCTAAGATTTCTGATTTTGGGATGGCTAGGATATTACCTTCTAGCGGGACTGAAGAGACTTCGGACACTGCTAAAGGCACAAC TGGTTATATGGATCCAGAATATATCAGGTCTGGGAAATTCTCAGCGAAGTCTGATGTGTATAGCTTCGGCATCATGATTCTTGAGATCGTAAGTCGAAAGAAATGTCTTTCTTTATTATCCAATGGAGATATGATGGATCTACCGACGCGT GTCTGGGAGCTATGGAAAGCAGGAAAGCCCCACGAGCTTGCTGATGTATCATCGCCAAGTAATGACCAACAAACGGCTCAGATCATCAGATGCATTCATGTGGCACTGCTGTGTATTCAAGACTGTCCGATGCACCGGCCTACCATGTTGGATGTGCTTCTGATGCTACGCAGCGAGAGCTTCGCCAGCTTACCTACACCTAGCGTGCCAGTCCACCACACAGATGAGCATCAAGCTGAAGCCCTGACGCTCGAGGGGTTCTGGGAGGTGAACGTACCATTACAACCTGTTCAGGAGATGGTCACTTCGTAG